The sequence GCAGCCAGGACATGTTGACCACGGCGGACCAAGGCGGCTGGACGGAAGTCTTTAACCTCGGGCAATACGAAGTTGAGCCTGCCGCACCTCAAGCGGGCGGTGCTCTGGCTTCGTTCGGAGGCTATCTATATTGGGGAACAATGCATGTTCCGGGCACTGGGCTGGTGTACTTCAATCAGCTCTATCCCACGGCGCCGGTCGATCTTGCTGCCTTCCTGGGTACGTATCGGCCGATCGTGATCTTCCGTGGGCGTAATTTCGGTACCGCATCGCAGCAAGTGGAGTTGTTGTACGGCTCATCCGTGCTGCCTAAGTTCGACTCTGGCAGCAGCCAGTGGCAGCTGGTGCCGAATGGTCTGGGACAGAAACCCACCTATGGCTGGGCGGGCTTCAACAACTTCTTTAACAACTACACGTGGAGCATGGATGTCTATAATAACGAGCTCTTCGTGGGAACCATGGATTGGCTCTACCTTGCAGTCCATGGGATCTCAAGCCTCAGCAACCAGGTTCCCCCTGCAGTCCTGCAGGCGGCCCTCGGCTTTGAAGGGGCAGACCTGTGGAAGTTCTATTCCACTTCGCAACCGGCAGTTCCCGTGAGCATTACCGGGGTAGGTAACCAGAGCAGCTATGGCATTCGCACCATGTTCGCGGATGATGCACTCTATCTCGGCATGGCCAATCCCATGAATCTGTTGACTGACAATTCTCCGGGAAAGCTGCTGGGTGGATGGGAATTGCTGAAGCTGATTCTGGATGTCCCCACAACAACAACGATTAAATCATCGAGTCAATTCTTCAGCCCGGGACAGAAGGTGACCTTTACCGCTACGGTGACGTCTTCGCCAGCAATCGGCGCCGCCACCGGGACCATTACCTTTATCGATAGTGGTCTCTCGCAAACAGTTCTGGCGACTGTTCCTTTGTCGGGCGGGAAAGCATCTCTCACCACCGCACTTCCCGACGTTACCCAGTATGTGAAGGCGGTCTACAGCGGAGACAAGTATTACAAGGGCAGCGAATCCGGCTTTATAACTGAATGGAACATGCCGTGAGTCTCGGTGAGCTAACCAGCTAAAGAATTACTTGAGCCGTCCTCGAAACAGGGCGGCTCTTTTTTGCCCCTGGCGAGGGAATAAGCAGAGCTACATGACCGGTGGCGTTGTGATCCCCATGACCGCGAGAATGCGGATCAGTTCACGCCGAACTACAGCCGCGGTAGCGAGCAGAAATTTCCTCCTCAAGGGGTCGCTTTCCGTCAGGATGCGATGCCGATGATAGAAATTGTTAAAGAGCTGCGCTAACTGAAAGGCATGCTTGGCGGCGTGCGCGGGCTCGGTGGTAAAGATGCACTGTTCGACAACGTAGGAAGTCTTGGATGAGGTCAGCCATAACTCCCAGATTTCGGTTCCACTCTCGCCTTCCAGGAAGTCGCAGAGTTCGACGGGTTCGGCCAACACTTGCTCCGGTGTGACACCCGCCTTGCGAAAGATGTTGCTGGCACGCACCACGGCATATTGCACGTAGGGACCAGTTTCACCTTCAAAGCTCAAGGCTTCCTTGAAGTCGAAGGCGATGACCGAGGTCTTAGTAAATTTCAGCATGAAGTAGCGCAAGGCTCCCACAGCGATTTGGGTGGCGATATCCTTGCGCTCGGCCTCGCTCAGATCAGGATGGCGAACATCCACTTCCTTCTGAGCGGTAGCGATGAGCCGGTCGATCAGGTCGTCCGCTTTCACTCCGAATCCGCGCCGTCCGGAAACCTCGATGAAGGGCTTGCCCATCTCATCTTCCGAGAGTGGATAGCCAAGTTCTTCCGCACAACGCGGCGTAAGCGCCACCATTTCGTAGGAAAAATGTGTGTAGTGATCGGCGGCCTCGGTATAGCCCATGCCCCGCAGGGCTTCGATGACGGTGTTCTGGGCTTCGGACTGGCGCGTGTCGATTACGTTGTAGACCGCGCTGACGTCGCCGAAGTGCGGGTGATTCGGGTCACCATGCTCGGCGGAAATCCAGCACTGCAAGCCAGTGGGATAGCGGTAGAACTTGCGATAACCGAAATCGCGGCCCAGCAACCCAAACTTCCAGAGATGGTAAGCAATGTCCTTGCCTACATAGCCAACCGTGCCGTTGGAACGCACGATCACCTTGGTATCTTCATCGGTTAGCTCTTCCGGTTTCTTGCCCATGGCAGTAGGACGCTTCATCACCCAACAGCCGGCATTCTTGCCCTGGGTTTCGTAGTAGAGAACGCTTTTCTGCTTCATCTGCTCGAACGCGAGAGCCCAGAAATTCAAATGCAGAATTTCGCTCTCCCGCGGCAGAAAGTCGTACTCGATTGCCAGGCGGTCCATGGTTTCAAGGTGGCGATGGAGGACGGCGGTCGAGATGAGGTTGGCCAACTCGGCTACGTCGTTGTTGCCTTGCTCGATGGCGTGCAGGACTTCAGCGCGCTTCTGCTGGTTAGCGCGATTCTCTTCGTACCAGGATGAGGTTCGTGCGTACACATCCCAGCAGATGTAGTCGAAACGCGGACTCTGCTCGATCAACTTCTCTACATCCGCGCGGCTGCGCTTCTCCAACTCGAGGAACCCGACCACCACGTCTGCGACCTGCACCCCGGTGTTGTCGATGTAGTTCTGCACGTCTACCGGGAAATCACTGAAGCGCAGAAGACGAACGAACGTATCGCCGAGGATCGCGTTGCGCAGGTGCCCTATATGCGCCGCTTTGTTGGGATTAATGCTGCTGTGCTCGACCAGAATCTTAAGTTTCGGTGAGGCTTCAGCAGCTGTGACGGGCTGATCGCCGCGAGCGAGCAGCGCAGCCACCTCGGTCCGTTTCAGCCGCGCATTGATATAGCCTGCCCCGGCCACTTCCAGGCGCTGAAATCCGGGTACATAGCCGATGCCGGACACGATCTCTTCGGCGATTTTTCGCGGCGCCTTGCGCAGCTTCTTGGCCAGTTCGAATGAAAGCGGAAGCGCATATTCCCCGAGTTCGATGCGGGGAGGCTGCTCGGTAATGATGCCTTCCAACTCGAGTTCGTATTTTTGACGGAGAAAGTCGCGAACGCGCTCCGTCAGGATCTGCTGAAAATAACGGTACAAGCGACAGGAGTCCTCGTAAGCTGCTGAAGAAAAAAGCGATTATAACAAACGCAATGCGGCGCTCGGTTTGACGCAATTTGGTCGTCACCCTATGATGAAAGTTTCCTGTGTGCGCGCATCTGCGGCCTGTAAAGGAGGGCGGCGGGTGCAAAGAACCAGGTTCTGAGGCTTATGCGAATCGCCTATCTGCAGTGCTTTTCCGGCATCAGCGGCGACATGTTTCTCGGCGCGCTGGTTGACGCGGGCGTCTCGCCCAAGCTGCTGATGGATACGGTTGCAGCGCTGGGCCTGGATGCACACCTGGAGATTTCGCGGGTGGATCGCAGCGGGATCAGTGCCACAAAGGTCGATGTCTGGGTGGGCGGAGAAAAGGATCAGCCGCGTGACGACAACTGGCGCGTCCGCCGGGACAAGCAAGTGCATGCGCGAGTTCATGACCACCAGCATCCGCACCCACATGTTCATGATCTACATACTGACCCGGAACACGAGGACGATGCGCAGCATGCTCACCATGCCCATGGGCGGGCGCTCAGCGAGATTCGGCAAATCATTGAACGCGCGCCAATCAGTGAATCGGCAAAGGCCAGAGCGCTCGCCATCTTTGAAGCGCTGGGCAAGGCCGAGGCCAAGGTCCATGGCTGCAACATCGAGCAGGTGCATTTTCACGAAGTGGGAGCAGTGGATGCGATCGTGGACATTGTCTGCGCGGCGGTGGGCAGCGAGACTTTGGGCGTAGACGAATGGGTTTGCTCACCTCTGAATGTGGGTGGTGGCACCGTAGAGTGCGCGCATGGACGCTTTCCAGTGCCGGCGCCGGCGGTAGTCGAGTTGCTCAAAGGGGGCCCGGTCTATTCATCGGGCATCGAGAAAGAATTGGTGACGCCCACGGGGGCGGCGATTGTCAGCGTGCTGGCGACGAGATTCGGTGAGCTGCCGCCGCTGCGAGTTGAGGCCAGCGGGTACGGGGCAGGCTCGCGAGATATTCCTGGCGCTCCGAATGTTCTGCGGCTGATTGTCGGCGAGGCAGTTCAGGAATCGCGCCAGACTGCGGACACGATCTCCGTGCTCGAGGCCAATCTCGACGATCTGAACCCGCAGGTTTTCGGCTACGTTATGGATCGCCTGCTGGCTGAGGGTGCGCTGGATGTGTTCGCCACCCCAGCTCAGATGAAGAAGAACCGCCCGGGAACCGTGCTTACGGTGCTGGCCTTGCCGCAGGATGCGGAGCGCCTGACGCGGCTGATCTTTGCGGAGAGCACCACCCTCGGTGTGCGAATGCGGGAGGAACGGCGCGAGGTGCTGGTGCGCCGTTCCCTTCCGGTGCAAACGCCGTGGGGTGAGGTCCAGATGAAGCTCGCCAACCTCAATGGCACGGTGGTGAACTATGCGCCCGAATACGAAGATTGCCGGCGCATTGCCTCAGAGCGCGGGGTTCCGCTGAAACGCGTGATGCAGGAAGCTATCCGCGCCTACCTGGACCAGCAGAATGAGTAGAAAGTTCTACATTACAACTCCGATCTATTACGTGAATGCGCGCCCGCACATTGGGCACAGCTACACCACCATTGTGTGCGACGTGATCGCCCGGCGGCAGCGCATGCTAGGTGCGGATACGTGGTTTCTTACCGGCACGGACGAACATGGCATGAAGATTGAGCGAGCGGCCGCCGCCCGCGGAATTACTCCCAAGGCGCTCGCGGACGAAGTCTCAGGGGAGTTTCGCGGTCTATGGGAGCGGATGGGAATTACATACGACGACTTTATCCGTACCACCGAGGACCGCCATAAACGTGGCGTACAGGAATTATTCCGGTTGCTGCAGAAGAATGGCTACATCTACAAAGGCTCGTATACCGGCCAGTACTGCGTTTTCGACGAGCTCTACGTGGATTCGGTGGGCCCGGGCGAGCCCTGCCCGGAATGCGGACGGCCGACGGAGACTGTGAGTGAGGAGAATTATTTCTTCCGGCTCTCCGCTTTCGAGGACAAGCTGCTCAAGCTGTACGCCCAGCCTGACTTCATTCGTCCGGAGACGCGCCGCAACGAAGTAGTTTCTTTTGTCAGCGGCGGACTACGCGATCTCTCGATCAGCCGCAGCACGTTCAAGTGGGGCATCCCCGTTCCTGACGACCCGCAGCAGGTCATCTACGTCTGGCTGGATGCGCTGATCAACTACATCACCGCCATCGGCTTCGGAGCGCCCGAACCAGCCGACCAGGAGAATTTCGAAAAGTGGTGGCCGGTAGACCTGCACATGATCGGGAAGGAGATCGTGCGTTTCCACTGCGTTTACTGGCCGGCCTTTCTGATGGCAGCGGGGCTGCCGCTTCCCAGGGGCATCTTCGCGCACGGCTGGCTGTTGTTTGAAGAAAGCAAGATGTCAAAATCGCGCGGAAATATCGTTCGCGCGGAAACCATCCTCGAAGTTCTGGGTGCGGATGCGCTGCGTTATTTTCTGCTGCGGGAAATTGTCTTTGGCCAGGATGGGTCGTTCTCGTTCGATGCTTTGGTGCAGCGCTTCAATTCTGATTTGGCTAACGATCTGGGGAATCTGGCCAGTCGCACGCTCACCATGATCGCGCGCTACTTTCATGAGCAGGTTCCATATCCGTCGGCGGCAGCAGCGCGCACCGCCGGGGACAATGCGATTGCTGATCTGGCAACGCGCACCATTGCGGAGACCAACTCGCTTTTCGATCAGTACCAGTTCTCGCGCGCCCTGGAGAGTGCCTGGGGCCTGATTGGCGCGGTGAACAAGTACATCGTCGAGAATGAGCCCTGGGTGCTGGCGGAAAAGAGCGATGAAACCAGCCGGGCACGTTTGGCCACGGTTCTTTACACGTCCGCCGAGGCGCTGCGCATTGTGACGGCGCTGGTTCATCCGGTGATTCCCGATTCCACTGCCCGCATCTGGTCACAACTTGGGTTAGGCGACATACGGAAGTTTCGTTTGCCGGACCTGAAGTGGGGACAACTCGGTCTGGGCATAAGAATCGGCAAGGTGGAACCCGTATTTCCCCGCGCCGACAAATCCGCAATTGAAAGGATGCAGCAATTGGAAGAACAGGAACGTACACAAGCCCTCAGCGCGCCGGCAGCAAGCGCCACACCAGCGGCATGCGGTCCCTCTCAGCCCGCTGCTGTTCCTACAGCCGATGGCAACAAGATCAAAATCGACGACTTCATGAAAGTGGAGCTGCGGGTGGCACAGGTGAAGAGCGCGGAGAAGGTCAAGGGAGCCGATAAGCTGCTGCGACTGGAGGTTGATCTGGGTAATGAAGTGCGGCAGATCGTTGCCGGAATCGCCAAGGCATACGAGCCCGAGCAGTTGATTGGGCGCAAGATCGTCATCGTAGCTAATCTGGAAGCCCGCAAGCTGCGCGGGCTGGAGTCAAACGGCATGCTGCTGGCGGCGTCCATCGGCGAAGAGGGAAGACCCGTGCTTGCCGGATTTCTGGAAGACGTTCCGGTAGGGGCGAGGCTGAAGTAGGCGGAGAGGTTCGGTTCTAAGAAACGCAAGGTCCTTCGACTCGGGCAGGGAGGGTTGGCCCGGCCCTCGCTCAGGATGACAGCTGAAATTTTGATTAGAGCGGGCTAGCTTTTCCAGTTTCACAATAGCGAATGTTCGTCGATTCCCATTGCCATCTGGATGGACCGCGATTCCAAAAGGATCGCGATCAGGTCCTAGCTCGTGCTCAAGAGGTGGGCGTCGAGGCCATGCTGGTGATCGGGAATGGCGAAGGTCCAGATGATGTGGACTGCGCGCTGAAGCTGGCGGAGTCTGTGAAGGAAGGGCCGGCAATCTACGCCACGGTCGGAATCCATCCTCATGAGGCTCGCCTGGCGAAGGAAGAGCACTACGCGCGCATGGAGCAATTGGCGCGCAATCCGAAGGTGATCGCTTGGGGAGAAATGGGGCTCGACTATTACTACGATCATTCTCCTCGCGAAATCCAGCAGCAGGTTTTTGTGCGGCAGATGGAGCTCGCGCGTGCGGCGGGGCTGCCGATCATCATTCACTGCCGGCCATCAGAAAATAGCGAGGACTCCTGGACCGACTGTCTGCGCCTGATCCGTGAGCATTGGTCCGGAAGTGGCCTGGGTGGCGTGCTGCACTGTTTCACCGGAGAAGAGAGCCACGCCCGCACGGCATTGGTGATGGGATTTGTGATTTCATTTGCAGGGAACCTGACTTATCCGAAAGCGGAGAACATACGCAGAGTTGCTAAGGTGATTCCGATGGACCGAATGTTTATCGAGACGGATTCGCCTTACCTGGCGCCGATACCGCATCGCGGCAAGCGCAACGAGCCGGCATTCGTGGTGGAAACCGCACGCCAGATCGGCGAATTGCGTGGAATGGATCGGGAAGAGGTTGGGCGAATGACTTCAGAAAATTTCTATCGCTTCTTCGATATAAGCCTGACAAATCCGCTGGCCGTGGAAAAGAGCCGTTAGCGTACACTGGAAAGAGCTATGCCTGAGAACACGTTTGATATTGTCAGCAGGATCGACCTGCAGGAAGTCAGCAATGCCATTCAGAATGCGCTGAAGGAGATCCACACCCGGTTTGATCTAAAAGGTTCGCATTCCAACATCACACTGGAAGGCAAAGAGGCGATCATTCTCGCTTCGGCAGATGACTATAAGCTCAAAGCCGTGAACGAAGTTCTGCAGGCGAAGCTGGTGAAGAGGGGAGTTCCCCTGAAGGGATTGAGTTACGGTGCGATCGAGCCCGCTGCGGGCAGCACCGTCCGGCAGCGAATCAGCTTGCAGCAGGGAATTCCGGTGGAAAAAGCACGCGACATCGTGAAGACCATCAAGGATTCGAAGAAGAAGGTACAGGCATCGATCCAGGGGGATCTGGTGCGAGTCTCAGGAAAAGACCGCGACACCCTGCAGGAGATCATCTCGCTGCTGAAGCAGAAGGATTTCGGGATCGACATGCAGTTTACGAATTACCGGTCGAACTGAGCGGATACCGGCCTGCTTGGCAGCCTAGATACCATCGATAGCGGATGGAAAGCTTGGGGACATCAGCTACCACGAACGCAAAAGAAGTCTTTGATCTGCTGCGCGAGGACCTGGCGGCGATCGAGCACGAGTTCGGTTGTGACACCGTCTCGGGGGTGCCGGTCATCACCGAGATTGGAGAATACTTGCGTGCTGGCGGGGGCAAGCGCCTGCGTCCGGCTTTGCTGCTGCTTTCGGCCAAGCTCTGTAATAAGACCGGCAGCAGTCCCGTCAAGCTGGGCGCGGTGGTCGAAATCATCCACACCGCGACCCTGGTGCATGACGACATTATCGACGAAGCCCAGACCCGCCGTGGTCGCGCTGCCGCCAATACGCAATGGGGCAATTCCAAGTGTGTTCTGGCGGGGGATTGGCTCTACATGCAGGCCTTCAAGGTTGCGGTGCAGGAACGCAACTTCCGGGTTCTTGACGTACTGATCGAGCTCACCCAGCAGATGGTGGAGGGCGAGCTCCTGCAGATGGAGAAGCTGGGCCGCTGCATCTCACTCGACGAACACTTCGATCTCATCTACCGCAAGACAGCTTGCCTGTTTTCAGTTTGCATGAGGCTAGGCGGGATTCTCGGTAATGCCACATCAGATCAGGAAGACCGGTTGGCGGCCTACGGACGGAATCTGGGGATGGCGTTCCAGATCGTAGATGACGTGCTCGATTTAACTGCCAGCGAGGAAGTCCTGGGAAAGCCCGTCGCCAGCGATCTGCGCGAAGGCAAAGCCACCATGGCGGTCATTCACGCCCTGGAGCGCTGCACGTCTTCGGAACGAAAAGCGATCGAGACAGTTTTGCGGGAGCGGGCGTTCAATGGCGTGTCGCATGCTGAGGTGCTGGCGATCCTGCATCGCTATGGCTCATTGGCGGACGCCATTGCTTGTGCCAATCGGTACGCGGAGGATGCGCGTAAGGCCATCTGCGGCTTTCCCGATTCAGAGATCAAGCGGGCGATGGTGTGGATCCCGGAGTTTGTGGTGGCGCGGGAGAAGTAGCGTAGTACGTTTCAATCCACTTCCCTGTCGAGGCTACGCCTCGACCTCCCACCCTGCCAAAAAGACGGCTAGAGTGGGGCACCCTCAGATTGCATGGTGGTTGCATTTTCGGTTCCCGCACGCCGGAAATGGTACTTTGGTGTGCACCAAACTAAGTAACAGGGACGGCCTGATGTGTTGGCCGGGCAGCGTGGTAGGCTTCGATTGCTCTGAAGATTCTTGCTCACCACTGAGTGGGCCTAAGAAACAACAACTTCCGCCGGCTGCTGATGACCTTCGAGGCTCTGTCCGACCTCGGATCATTAATGACGGCCGATCGCGATTTCCGGGAGACTGCCAGTTCCGTCCTGAGCGCCTTAATGGAAGCGGTGGACGCGGCGGAAGCCGCTCTTTTCCTTTTTCGAGACAAGCCGGCCATGCTGGCCTCGATCGCCGCGCGTGGGTTTCAGGCGTTTCCTCCCCAGGCGGTAATTCCACTACTTCCCAAGCACGTGCATGCCTTGGTTTCCCTGCGCGGACCTCAGGCTCTGAGTGCGAAGAACTACGAGGGATTCTTAAGTCCCAACGGCAACATCGCACCGGAACTGTTCAAGTGCATTGTGCCTCTGCTGGTCAGCGGGAAGCTGGTAGGCATGCTGGCTCTGGGGCAACGAGCGACCGACGGCCCCTACAGCGACGATGAATTAGATGCCCTGCGCATGCTCTGCAACTACGTTGCGCTGGCGGTACACAACTACACGCTGACGGAATCCCTCTCGCAGCGTGTGTCTGAACACCTTCGGCTGCTGGCCTCGGTACAGAATTTCTACGACACCGCGTTAGAGACGTTTGCCAATGCCATCGATGTTAAGCATGTCCATATACGCGGGCATTCCCTGCGGGTTGGGCGTTATGCAGCAGCAGTAGGCGAAGCGATGGGCATGGAAGCGCCAGATGTTGCCGGCCTTCGCGCCAGCGGGTATCTGCACGACATCGGCAAGGTGGCGGTCGACAAGGCGCTGTTCGGCAAGCCCAGCGCGCTCAACCCAGACGAGTTTCGCGAGATGGCCGATCACACTGTTATCGGTCATCAGATCGTCACTGGAGTGCAATTCCCCTGGCCCAAGGTTGCCGAGGTGGTGCGCAACCATCACGAGCGAGCCGACGGCAGCGGCTATCCCGATCGTCTGCACCTGGACGAGATTGTTTTGCCTGCGCGCGTGATTGGGCTCGCGGACACATTCGACGCGATGACCAGCGAGCGTCCCTACCGGCATTCCCACAGCATCGGAGAAGCCCTCAGCGAAATCGTTCGCAATACACCCGGCAAGTTCGATCCCACCGCAGTCCAGGCGTTGCTCATCCAGGTGCGGCGAGATTCTACGGGGCGTAACAAGAGCAAGTTCCTGGATGAGCGCGTTATATGCAGCATCGGACCCACTGACGTCGATGCCCTGGCTTCGACCCTCAACCACAAGCTGGCCAGCGGACGGGTGTACTCGGCATAAAGCTCTTCCCGCTTTCACGTGAAGGACAGAATTCCCACCCTTCGCCAAAAGACGGCGGAAGGGTGGGGCACCCCATTCCTAATTTTTCATTCTTGAGTGGGCCGAAGGCTTACCCACGGCCCAAGACGACCGCGATGGCATATGCACTGGGGTAACGCAACAATTTTACTGGTTAAGGGTTGATAATCGCTGAGTTCCCGCGCGCCGGGTGAGGGCCTATGCATTTGCCAAGGAAAGCACTTCTCGCTGGACTCCTGGTACTGAGTCTGGCGCTCTCCACATCCCTAGTCTCCGCGGGTAATAAGA comes from Terriglobales bacterium and encodes:
- the argS gene encoding arginine--tRNA ligase, yielding MYRYFQQILTERVRDFLRQKYELELEGIITEQPPRIELGEYALPLSFELAKKLRKAPRKIAEEIVSGIGYVPGFQRLEVAGAGYINARLKRTEVAALLARGDQPVTAAEASPKLKILVEHSSINPNKAAHIGHLRNAILGDTFVRLLRFSDFPVDVQNYIDNTGVQVADVVVGFLELEKRSRADVEKLIEQSPRFDYICWDVYARTSSWYEENRANQQKRAEVLHAIEQGNNDVAELANLISTAVLHRHLETMDRLAIEYDFLPRESEILHLNFWALAFEQMKQKSVLYYETQGKNAGCWVMKRPTAMGKKPEELTDEDTKVIVRSNGTVGYVGKDIAYHLWKFGLLGRDFGYRKFYRYPTGLQCWISAEHGDPNHPHFGDVSAVYNVIDTRQSEAQNTVIEALRGMGYTEAADHYTHFSYEMVALTPRCAEELGYPLSEDEMGKPFIEVSGRRGFGVKADDLIDRLIATAQKEVDVRHPDLSEAERKDIATQIAVGALRYFMLKFTKTSVIAFDFKEALSFEGETGPYVQYAVVRASNIFRKAGVTPEQVLAEPVELCDFLEGESGTEIWELWLTSSKTSYVVEQCIFTTEPAHAAKHAFQLAQLFNNFYHRHRILTESDPLRRKFLLATAAVVRRELIRILAVMGITTPPVM
- a CDS encoding YajQ family cyclic di-GMP-binding protein; protein product: MPENTFDIVSRIDLQEVSNAIQNALKEIHTRFDLKGSHSNITLEGKEAIILASADDYKLKAVNEVLQAKLVKRGVPLKGLSYGAIEPAAGSTVRQRISLQQGIPVEKARDIVKTIKDSKKKVQASIQGDLVRVSGKDRDTLQEIISLLKQKDFGIDMQFTNYRSN
- the metG gene encoding methionine--tRNA ligase, producing the protein MSRKFYITTPIYYVNARPHIGHSYTTIVCDVIARRQRMLGADTWFLTGTDEHGMKIERAAAARGITPKALADEVSGEFRGLWERMGITYDDFIRTTEDRHKRGVQELFRLLQKNGYIYKGSYTGQYCVFDELYVDSVGPGEPCPECGRPTETVSEENYFFRLSAFEDKLLKLYAQPDFIRPETRRNEVVSFVSGGLRDLSISRSTFKWGIPVPDDPQQVIYVWLDALINYITAIGFGAPEPADQENFEKWWPVDLHMIGKEIVRFHCVYWPAFLMAAGLPLPRGIFAHGWLLFEESKMSKSRGNIVRAETILEVLGADALRYFLLREIVFGQDGSFSFDALVQRFNSDLANDLGNLASRTLTMIARYFHEQVPYPSAAAARTAGDNAIADLATRTIAETNSLFDQYQFSRALESAWGLIGAVNKYIVENEPWVLAEKSDETSRARLATVLYTSAEALRIVTALVHPVIPDSTARIWSQLGLGDIRKFRLPDLKWGQLGLGIRIGKVEPVFPRADKSAIERMQQLEEQERTQALSAPAASATPAACGPSQPAAVPTADGNKIKIDDFMKVELRVAQVKSAEKVKGADKLLRLEVDLGNEVRQIVAGIAKAYEPEQLIGRKIVIVANLEARKLRGLESNGMLLAASIGEEGRPVLAGFLEDVPVGARLK
- a CDS encoding polyprenyl synthetase family protein, which produces MESLGTSATTNAKEVFDLLREDLAAIEHEFGCDTVSGVPVITEIGEYLRAGGGKRLRPALLLLSAKLCNKTGSSPVKLGAVVEIIHTATLVHDDIIDEAQTRRGRAAANTQWGNSKCVLAGDWLYMQAFKVAVQERNFRVLDVLIELTQQMVEGELLQMEKLGRCISLDEHFDLIYRKTACLFSVCMRLGGILGNATSDQEDRLAAYGRNLGMAFQIVDDVLDLTASEEVLGKPVASDLREGKATMAVIHALERCTSSERKAIETVLRERAFNGVSHAEVLAILHRYGSLADAIACANRYAEDARKAICGFPDSEIKRAMVWIPEFVVAREK
- the larC gene encoding nickel pincer cofactor biosynthesis protein LarC — protein: MRIAYLQCFSGISGDMFLGALVDAGVSPKLLMDTVAALGLDAHLEISRVDRSGISATKVDVWVGGEKDQPRDDNWRVRRDKQVHARVHDHQHPHPHVHDLHTDPEHEDDAQHAHHAHGRALSEIRQIIERAPISESAKARALAIFEALGKAEAKVHGCNIEQVHFHEVGAVDAIVDIVCAAVGSETLGVDEWVCSPLNVGGGTVECAHGRFPVPAPAVVELLKGGPVYSSGIEKELVTPTGAAIVSVLATRFGELPPLRVEASGYGAGSRDIPGAPNVLRLIVGEAVQESRQTADTISVLEANLDDLNPQVFGYVMDRLLAEGALDVFATPAQMKKNRPGTVLTVLALPQDAERLTRLIFAESTTLGVRMREERREVLVRRSLPVQTPWGEVQMKLANLNGTVVNYAPEYEDCRRIASERGVPLKRVMQEAIRAYLDQQNE
- a CDS encoding Ig-like domain-containing protein, producing MNNSTRAAILLGLGILAWLASPMLVQADSQDMLQQFWSNAYGYVPSAPSESAYWRQLLAKAKVDECFYGLGNVNNLNSFKSKYPNDFSASDIAACISANGLPKVNQAYVWGLTKYGAELWLGTVANTLCLVLDGFYPSGTFPAAQTDSWECEMSGKDIRPPRIFVYNTSTNTLTDMTGAVLGASPADAARLGGTVGLRSAGNFGGVVFLGGISSKGVTLFAFNAATHGFLGSITLDGQSGRPGPYTNIRQWRVIHGQLYTGMAKPGGGNILRWTGSLADPFHFDVVGNLTGDPAYLVEHANRIFVSTWGIGGAIAGTAIVMSRQLASSQDMLTTADQGGWTEVFNLGQYEVEPAAPQAGGALASFGGYLYWGTMHVPGTGLVYFNQLYPTAPVDLAAFLGTYRPIVIFRGRNFGTASQQVELLYGSSVLPKFDSGSSQWQLVPNGLGQKPTYGWAGFNNFFNNYTWSMDVYNNELFVGTMDWLYLAVHGISSLSNQVPPAVLQAALGFEGADLWKFYSTSQPAVPVSITGVGNQSSYGIRTMFADDALYLGMANPMNLLTDNSPGKLLGGWELLKLILDVPTTTTIKSSSQFFSPGQKVTFTATVTSSPAIGAATGTITFIDSGLSQTVLATVPLSGGKASLTTALPDVTQYVKAVYSGDKYYKGSESGFITEWNMP
- a CDS encoding TatD family hydrolase, with the protein product MFVDSHCHLDGPRFQKDRDQVLARAQEVGVEAMLVIGNGEGPDDVDCALKLAESVKEGPAIYATVGIHPHEARLAKEEHYARMEQLARNPKVIAWGEMGLDYYYDHSPREIQQQVFVRQMELARAAGLPIIIHCRPSENSEDSWTDCLRLIREHWSGSGLGGVLHCFTGEESHARTALVMGFVISFAGNLTYPKAENIRRVAKVIPMDRMFIETDSPYLAPIPHRGKRNEPAFVVETARQIGELRGMDREEVGRMTSENFYRFFDISLTNPLAVEKSR
- a CDS encoding HD domain-containing phosphohydrolase; amino-acid sequence: MGLRNNNFRRLLMTFEALSDLGSLMTADRDFRETASSVLSALMEAVDAAEAALFLFRDKPAMLASIAARGFQAFPPQAVIPLLPKHVHALVSLRGPQALSAKNYEGFLSPNGNIAPELFKCIVPLLVSGKLVGMLALGQRATDGPYSDDELDALRMLCNYVALAVHNYTLTESLSQRVSEHLRLLASVQNFYDTALETFANAIDVKHVHIRGHSLRVGRYAAAVGEAMGMEAPDVAGLRASGYLHDIGKVAVDKALFGKPSALNPDEFREMADHTVIGHQIVTGVQFPWPKVAEVVRNHHERADGSGYPDRLHLDEIVLPARVIGLADTFDAMTSERPYRHSHSIGEALSEIVRNTPGKFDPTAVQALLIQVRRDSTGRNKSKFLDERVICSIGPTDVDALASTLNHKLASGRVYSA